In the genome of Candidatus Polarisedimenticolaceae bacterium, one region contains:
- a CDS encoding sigma-70 family RNA polymerase sigma factor: MTFTLLQRIARGERDAVEACLDRYAPLVWSIARRFFRDRTEAEDAVQDVFIDLWSKASRYDPSVAEEPVFVAMIARRRLIDRLRRKRREPAAESLEAAVEVADTQASAETGGDAARAAKLLDTLRPEQREVLELSIYQGLSHSEVAGRLGIPLGTVKTHVRRGLMALRERLAPPSRHLGTA, translated from the coding sequence TTGACGTTCACGCTGCTTCAGAGGATCGCGCGGGGGGAGCGGGACGCGGTGGAGGCGTGCCTCGACCGATACGCGCCCCTCGTGTGGTCGATCGCCCGCCGGTTCTTCCGCGACCGCACCGAGGCGGAGGACGCGGTTCAGGACGTCTTCATCGACCTCTGGTCCAAGGCGTCCCGCTACGATCCTTCCGTCGCCGAGGAACCCGTCTTCGTCGCGATGATCGCCCGACGCCGCCTGATCGACCGGCTGCGGCGCAAACGTCGCGAGCCCGCGGCGGAAAGCCTCGAAGCCGCCGTCGAGGTCGCCGACACGCAGGCGTCCGCCGAGACGGGAGGGGACGCGGCCCGCGCGGCGAAGCTCCTCGACACCCTGCGCCCCGAGCAGCGCGAGGTGCTCGAGCTGTCGATCTACCAGGGGCTTTCCCACAGCGAGGTCGCGGGGCGGCTCGGCATTCCGCTCGGGACCGTCAAGACGCACGTCCGCCGTGGGCTGATGGCGCTGCGCGAGAGGTTGGCGCCTCCCTCGCGGCATCTGGGGACCGCATGA